The genomic DNA AAAGAACAGAGTGTAAAGTCGACCAGTCACTTAACTGTGCATCAGACTGTCATGTTTGTGCAAACTTGGGTGGAAAGTTATGCGGAACAACGCCCATCAAAATACTCCAACGCGTTCTACATTAAAACACCCCTAGCAAAAGAACAGATATGACTGTATCACTCGGCCAGATATGACTGTATCGGTAGATTGTGCCTACGATTTAAATAATGTGAATAAAAGACCCCAGACCTCATAAACTAACTCACCTTCCAGTCGTTCGTCACAAGAAACACGAATATCGAGAGATTACCCCGTTTGCTTTGGTTTCGCCCAAGATCATGTCATGTGCTTCTCCGGTTACAGGCGAAATTTTGGCACACCCATATTACGACGAGAGTGTCGGTGATTTTGTTGCGCTCGTCACACTCTTTTAATCTAGGTTGTTGAGGAATGTGGGCACTCTGTTTTCGTTTTGAATTTTGCACTGTTGTTAGTAAACTACAGTTTACAACTTTTAATTACTGGTTGTCAGTTTGAATCTGAGTAAGACTATTGACGTTTCCTTCCCCAAAAGTTATTTCGGTGACAAGTCACTTTTAgtaacatgtttattttatctttatttgagATACTTCTATGCTGAGGACAACAAAAAGGCAACAAACAACATACATACTGTTGCAATTTATGTTCAATTACCAGGCTAAAATCGATCAGTACAAATATTTCCTGAATTTACCAAGTTGTTGATTTACACTCATGGACAAAATATCGCCTCGTACGATTTCGTAATTAATATTTCTGAATGAAAAGGGAAATATTTTTTAACAATAACTCCATGTTTTTAATTCTAAGAGCTGCCGTGGTAATTATTCAGAAGTGATGCAACAAAAAGGTGATTGCTGACATTATGAAAATTCACCGATGTATGGTTCACGATGAAGGAATGCTTTGAGTGATACGGCACAGCTAGAAATATATATAGGTTCAGACACATACCTAAGCCTTATGAATTGTGGACTATTATATTTTTGAGATTTGGTTTATACATTGTCATATGGGATTAacagacatgaaaacagaaatagaagACATTGTTTACAAGAGAGACTCATACATCAAGAGCCCCGTGGGCACATTGCTAGATAATAACTAGTGAGACTAATATTTCCACTAGCATTTGCATTACCAGTGAGTAGGATAAATTGTTGAAGTTTTCTTTTGGAATTAAATCATTCAGACTGATTGTCTTTTCATTGTATCTTCTGCTTCATACATAGTTACTCAGAATGAATGCAGAGGTATGCCCTTTTGTGTATCCCATAATAGTAACATTCAGGTTGGAAATTGttcatttcttccatttttttatACCGACTGACAGCGTGCACCAAACAGTTTGGTAGACTGTTACACAAAGATTGTGCAACAGACACCATATTGCCTTTCAACTTTTGCGTCTCAATCTGGTCTTGTAGTTGACTCTTGTTGATTGGCTTTGGGTCTGCACTGAAAGACACCACAATTCGGATGTTGTTAttggtcaaaaggtcaaaaaaatTATCTCCGCCCCCACTGCCATGATATTTCTTTCCAGCAAGCCAATTCCAGAAAAATATGCCACCATGACTAAAGACTCTAATGGACCAGGAAACCCAGTCATATTTCTTCGCAAGATGATCCAGAAGAAATTTTGTAAATTCTGGGTCAATGCTGGCTTGCCTCTGCAGAAGATGGCTCTCAATATCCATCTTGGCCTGGACAGCAAAGTTCTGAGTGCACTCGTCCACTGCTGCCTTCATGCGTTTCTCTATATTCTCCATGCGATCCTGCCATTTCTTCACCATAACCTTACCCACTTCTCCATCTTTCAGAGCAGCATAACCCATGACTGCTATTATGCCCACTACAAACAGCTTCTTCAGAT from Chanos chanos chromosome 8, fChaCha1.1, whole genome shotgun sequence includes the following:
- the rpz5 gene encoding rapunzel 5, with the protein product MSRVEEWVLENKGKIEKGVEIMGKGCEILAATVGQFHPILEAVFVASAELLTNPEGKEAKYLAEQFERVNQKLEGIQDEIEKIALELQRTSMNKQNFDREAQMISQYEKFQDFVNAKPTFKEKKKEKFLSHYENTDGDMNLDALYNAVTGENISGDAMLETVVATEQRSRRAVEEFCAHLKKLFVVGIIAVMGYAALKDGEVGKVMVKKWQDRMENIEKRMKAAVDECTQNFAVQAKMDIESHLLQRQASIDPEFTKFLLDHLAKKYDWVSWSIRVFSHGGIFFWNWLAGKKYHGSGGGDNFFDLLTNNNIRIVVSFSADPKPINKSQLQDQIETQKLKGNMVSVAQSLCNSLPNCLVHAVSRYKKMEEMNNFQPECYYYGIHKRAYLCIHSE